Genomic segment of Bdellovibrio bacteriovorus:
AAGTTGGAAGAATGGATCATGGTGGGCGTCTTCTTCTTACTTCTTTTCATTTGGGCCGGAGTGCCGAAATTGATTTCATCCAGTCCTCTTTTTGATATCGACCCTACGGCCGGAGCCTTCGTGGGTTTGAGTGTTTTACTTTTTTCTGGTGTTTTGACTTGGGATGATCTGCTGAAAGAAAAAGGCGCTTGGGATACAGTCACTTGGTTTGCTTCTTTGGTGATGATGGCGACTTTCTTAAACAAGCTTGGAATTATTGCGTGGTTTTCAAATACCGTGCAGACCGATATCGCTAAGATGGGATTGGGTTGGGTTGAAGCGTCGGCTATTTTGATCGTGCTGTACGTCTATATTCACTATCTATTTGCAAGTAATACCGCTCACATCTCGGCTCTTTTTGCGTCTTTCTTTGGAGTGGGTGTCGCCTTGGGAGCTCCTCCATTGATGTTTGGTTTATTTTTAGGATTTGCGTCTTCGCTTTGCGCCTCTATCACACATTACGGAACTGGATCTGCGCCAGTCCTTTTTGGACCAGGATACGTAAGCATGGGCGAATGGTGGAAATGGGGTCTTGTCGTCAGCGTGCTCAATCTGATCATTTGGGTTCTTGGTTGCGCGGGCTGGTGGAAAATTTTAGGTTATTGGTAAAACTCAAAAAGGCGCGGCGCACCCCGCGCCTTTTTTATTTTTGTTGAAATGCAATTTCACGTTTCCCTCTCATGATATCCCATCTGTCAAAATACTCGACCTCGCTGAGTCCAAACTCTTGTTAACATGAAGTTCTTATAGAGGAACGTGCATGAGAGGCGATCTAGTTAAATCGTCAGAGAGAACTATTTTTCGACCAGGACACAACTGCTGGCGCGTGGATCTTTTTCGTCATGCCAGTGTTTTGATTGACTGTGCGGATTTTTATCGAGCTTTGCACTACGCTTTCAGTAAAGCGCAAAAGTCTGTCTTTATAATTGGCTGGGAAGTAGACAGCAGCATCCGTTTGCTACGCAAAGAAGACGAAATGAAAGCGTCTCGCCCGTCTATTCTTGTCGATCTTTTGGCGCAGAAAGCGCAAGAAAATCCAAGTTTACAAATTTATATTCTTCCCTGGGATTCCTCCATCGTGTTCTTGGGCGAACGCGAATTCATGGGGGAATACACCTGGGTCAACAAAGGGTTAGAAAATATTCATTTCTGCTTGGATCAAACAATCCCCTTAGGCGGAAGTCATCATCAAAAGGTGATTCTCGTCGATGACGAAATTGTCTTTTCGGGTGGGATGGATATCGCACGTCAGCGCTGGGATGAGCGCTCTCATCACATTTATGAACCGGAACGCTCTGATGCCAATGGGCCTTACGGGCCCTATCATGATGTGCAGATCATGATGGATGGTCCCATCGTCAAACACTTTGCAGAATTGGCCAGACACCGCTGGCTTGAAGCTGCAGGCTATGAGGCTTTACCTTACGATGGTAAAACCAGCAGTTCTTCCGACTTGCCGCTCGTGTGGCCGATTCAATTCGATTATTTATTTACGGATATGGGGGCCGCCATTGCCCGCACCCTTCCAGCGACGGAAGAGGATCGAGGTTCGCGTGAGGTCTTTAACATGTATATCGACCTCATCAATCAAGCCAAAGACTTTATCTATATTGAAAATCAGTTTCTAACCTCGCAGGAAATCGCCGTGGCGTTAAATGATCGGCTGAGACGAGAAAAAAATCTGCGTGTACTTCTAGTAAGCTCTTATGATCCGCAAGGAGTGTTTGAAACCGAAGGCATGTGGGCCAGTCGCATCGATTTTAAAAGAAGCGTTGAAGATGGTATAGCCAAAGGACGCGTTCAATTTGCCTGCTCAGGTGTGATGACCGAAAAACGTAAAATTATTCATAAGCGCATTCATTCAAAAATCATCGTCATAGACGACCAGTTTATGGTTGTGGGTTCATCGAATCTCACAAACCGCTCTATGACCTTTGATACGGAGTGTGATTTAATCATTCAAGCTCATGACATAGAAGAGCGGCGACGTATTATGCACTTTCGCAATGACCTAATTGCCGAGCATGCGGGCCGTAAAGTTGAAGACATCGAATCTATTTTAAAAGAACCCTACTCTTTTAAAAAACTGATGCTTCCTTGCCAACCCGGTGCGTACTGCCTTTTTGAAATGGATGATGAAAAATTCACCACTCAAAATTTTAAAAAGATCGCCAACAGCGTCGCCGATCCGCAAGTGAGTGAAGGAAAAGCTCTTTTTATCTTTCGCAATCCTAGTAAATACATCGTACCGTTGGCTTTATTTTTAATTGTCGCGGTCAGTGGATTGGTCTGGTTTATCAATGAACACCTATCATGGTTCAGCCCAGAATCCGTTGAAAAATTCTTAAAAACGGCCCGGAGATCCCCATGGGCTCTTTTTCTAGTTTGGGGAATTTACATTGTCGGTGGTTTTATATTATTTCCGGTAACGCTCATGTCTCTCATCACGGCGGCGGTTTTTGGCTCC
This window contains:
- a CDS encoding VTT domain-containing protein, which codes for MRGDLVKSSERTIFRPGHNCWRVDLFRHASVLIDCADFYRALHYAFSKAQKSVFIIGWEVDSSIRLLRKEDEMKASRPSILVDLLAQKAQENPSLQIYILPWDSSIVFLGEREFMGEYTWVNKGLENIHFCLDQTIPLGGSHHQKVILVDDEIVFSGGMDIARQRWDERSHHIYEPERSDANGPYGPYHDVQIMMDGPIVKHFAELARHRWLEAAGYEALPYDGKTSSSSDLPLVWPIQFDYLFTDMGAAIARTLPATEEDRGSREVFNMYIDLINQAKDFIYIENQFLTSQEIAVALNDRLRREKNLRVLLVSSYDPQGVFETEGMWASRIDFKRSVEDGIAKGRVQFACSGVMTEKRKIIHKRIHSKIIVIDDQFMVVGSSNLTNRSMTFDTECDLIIQAHDIEERRRIMHFRNDLIAEHAGRKVEDIESILKEPYSFKKLMLPCQPGAYCLFEMDDEKFTTQNFKKIANSVADPQVSEGKALFIFRNPSKYIVPLALFLIVAVSGLVWFINEHLSWFSPESVEKFLKTARRSPWALFLVWGIYIVGGFILFPVTLMSLITAAVFGSILGPLYGMSGALISATVMFYLGRWMGHRGVKGFLGNRLRKIDHQFREAGVIGVTVLRMIPVAPFSIVNIAAGISSLRFSDFLLGSFFGFLPAFIVKGLVGDSITQIFLHPTPRTVGMLALGILLWMLLVVASYFLTRWWRKRKQYDP